The following are encoded together in the Xanthobacter autotrophicus Py2 genome:
- a CDS encoding transcriptional regulator, LysR family (PFAM: regulatory protein LysR; LysR substrate-binding~KEGG: mes:Meso_3053 transcriptional regulator, LysR family) produces MDNRAGEMMVFVRVVEAGSFSEAARLMLMTPSTVSKLIARLEARLGVRLIERSTRRLALTGEGQFYYERSQALLGQLDETEQQIAQGGAEAEGVVRVTSSVSFGSAALEPVLPAFFEAYPKVIVDLSLSDEVVDLYLDRTDVAIRVGKLVDSNLMARKIGETRRRIVASPAYLARHGTPATPEDLVHHNCLGFNFRRAMPVWPMREGGRIVERMLSGSLLVNNGDTLRRMAIAGVGIIRLADYHLREPIARGELVELLADTDIGVTDDVHALFRGAQFLPARVRAFLDFAVPRMQTFLALG; encoded by the coding sequence ATGGACAACCGCGCCGGCGAGATGATGGTGTTCGTTCGCGTGGTGGAAGCGGGAAGCTTTTCCGAAGCGGCCCGGCTGATGCTGATGACACCCTCCACGGTATCCAAGCTGATCGCCCGCCTGGAAGCGCGGCTGGGGGTGCGCCTGATCGAGCGATCGACCCGCCGGCTGGCGCTGACCGGAGAGGGCCAGTTCTATTACGAGCGCAGCCAAGCCCTGCTCGGCCAGCTCGACGAAACCGAGCAACAGATCGCCCAGGGCGGCGCCGAGGCCGAGGGCGTTGTGCGCGTAACCTCATCGGTGAGCTTCGGCTCCGCGGCCCTGGAACCGGTCCTGCCGGCCTTCTTCGAGGCCTATCCAAAGGTGATCGTCGATCTCTCGCTCTCGGACGAGGTGGTCGATCTCTATCTCGATCGCACCGATGTGGCGATCCGGGTGGGCAAGCTCGTGGATTCCAACCTGATGGCGCGCAAGATCGGCGAGACGCGGCGGCGTATCGTCGCCTCCCCCGCCTATCTCGCGCGCCACGGCACGCCCGCTACGCCGGAAGATCTCGTCCACCACAATTGCCTCGGCTTCAATTTCCGCCGCGCGATGCCGGTCTGGCCCATGCGCGAAGGAGGACGGATCGTCGAGCGCATGTTGAGCGGGTCGCTGCTGGTCAATAACGGCGACACGCTTCGCCGTATGGCGATTGCCGGCGTCGGCATCATCAGGCTCGCCGACTACCATCTGCGCGAGCCCATCGCACGGGGCGAACTGGTGGAGCTTCTGGCCGACACCGACATCGGCGTGACGGACGATGTCCATGCCCTGTTCCGCGGCGCGCAGTTCCTGCCCGCCCGCGTCCGGGCCTTCCTGGATTTTGCCGTGCCGCGCATGCAGACGTTTTTGGCGCTCGGCTAG